A DNA window from Mucilaginibacter xinganensis contains the following coding sequences:
- a CDS encoding ABC transporter permease, producing the protein MLKNYFKIAWRNIVHHKGYAAINVSGLTVGIAACLLIYVVVEYELSFDTFRPNFKNIYHVVTQEKREADFSYNPGIPIPSTDALRLDFPQAKVAAINTSYGSQITVLENGTANGGAGDKKFTENLGVMFMEPQFFDIFNATWLTGDKKVLAEPNMAVIDKSTATKYFGDWKNAAGKLLKMDNLLNLKIAGVIEDAQPNSDFPLKILVSFITWKQHPNEYGYINDWHAVSSNHQVFMELPANESFARVNEQLKTFNHKHSGDKGRTSRINFLQPLGDLHFDTRFGNTIGDHMTTKATLRTLSFIAVLIILMASINFINLSTAQSVGRSKEVGIRKVLGSSRAQLISQVMGETTIIVAGSVLLAIVIAKLALPYLSNIASVPDSISLLTTGSVLFLFLITCVVILLSGLYPAMVVSGFKPVLALKNKITAASIGGIPLRRGLVIMQFGISQLLIIGTIIAIKQMNFVNEADLGFNKSAVLIIPGYTDSISLHKIEPFKQQLMQNAAVKSVSFDSDAPSSENNWGTNFYFDHSTKENGITTFLKYGDADYFKTYGLRFVAGKGYDVSDTARQVVVNETFINKLGIRRAEDAIGKTVRIGGNKAFWCPIVGVVKDFKTNSLREAVKPIVISPNKKLESQVAIKIETKNLTATVALLQKQWENMYPEYAYNGFFLDENIAQFYKQENQLALVYKIFAGIAVFISCLGLYGLVSFMVVQRTKEVGVRKVLGASVKSIVFLFSKEFMILIGISFLIAMPVSWYLMSGWLQSFVYRINISADVFVLAVLSSIILAWITVGYKAVKAALANPVTSMRSE; encoded by the coding sequence ATGTTAAAAAATTATTTCAAAATCGCATGGCGCAATATAGTCCACCACAAAGGGTATGCAGCCATAAACGTTTCGGGTTTAACCGTTGGTATTGCAGCCTGCTTATTGATATATGTTGTTGTAGAGTACGAACTTAGCTTCGACACTTTCAGGCCCAATTTTAAGAATATTTACCATGTTGTAACCCAGGAGAAAAGAGAAGCCGACTTTTCTTATAATCCGGGTATTCCAATTCCCTCTACCGATGCATTAAGACTTGATTTCCCACAGGCAAAAGTGGCGGCGATTAATACAAGCTACGGAAGCCAGATCACCGTACTTGAAAACGGCACGGCAAACGGTGGTGCAGGCGACAAAAAATTCACCGAAAACCTCGGTGTGATGTTCATGGAGCCACAGTTTTTTGACATTTTTAATGCTACCTGGTTAACAGGTGATAAAAAAGTATTGGCTGAACCTAATATGGCGGTAATTGATAAAAGCACTGCTACCAAATATTTTGGCGATTGGAAAAATGCTGCCGGCAAGTTATTGAAAATGGATAATTTGCTTAATTTAAAAATTGCCGGAGTAATTGAAGATGCACAGCCCAACAGTGATTTTCCGCTTAAAATTTTAGTGTCATTTATTACCTGGAAACAACACCCCAACGAATACGGCTACATTAACGACTGGCACGCTGTGAGCAGTAACCACCAGGTATTTATGGAACTACCCGCAAATGAATCATTTGCACGTGTAAATGAGCAGCTCAAAACGTTTAACCATAAACATTCGGGCGATAAAGGCAGAACAAGCAGGATTAACTTTTTACAACCTTTAGGTGATTTGCATTTTGATACGCGCTTTGGAAATACTATTGGCGACCACATGACCACAAAGGCCACCTTGCGCACATTGTCGTTCATTGCCGTATTAATCATTCTTATGGCATCTATCAATTTCATTAACTTGTCTACAGCGCAATCCGTTGGCCGCTCAAAGGAAGTTGGGATCCGCAAAGTGCTTGGAAGCAGCAGGGCACAACTGATCAGCCAGGTTATGGGCGAGACAACCATCATTGTAGCCGGTTCGGTGCTGCTAGCAATAGTTATAGCCAAGCTTGCTTTACCATATCTCAGCAATATAGCCAGCGTACCCGACAGTATCAGCCTGCTCACAACCGGAAGTGTGTTGTTTCTTTTTTTGATAACCTGTGTTGTTATTTTATTATCAGGGCTTTATCCGGCAATGGTGGTGTCGGGCTTTAAGCCTGTACTGGCGCTCAAAAACAAGATAACAGCCGCTTCAATAGGGGGAATCCCGTTGCGCAGAGGACTTGTAATTATGCAATTTGGGATTTCGCAATTGCTGATAATAGGTACCATTATTGCCATAAAACAAATGAACTTTGTTAATGAGGCCGACCTTGGTTTTAACAAAAGTGCGGTTTTAATAATTCCTGGTTATACAGACAGCATCAGCCTGCATAAGATAGAACCTTTTAAACAACAGCTTATGCAAAACGCTGCCGTTAAGTCTGTAAGTTTTGATTCGGATGCGCCATCTTCTGAAAATAACTGGGGAACAAATTTTTACTTTGATCATTCAACAAAGGAGAACGGAATCACCACATTTTTAAAGTACGGCGATGCGGATTACTTTAAAACCTACGGACTCCGTTTTGTAGCCGGCAAAGGTTATGATGTTAGCGACACTGCAAGGCAGGTAGTGGTAAACGAAACTTTTATTAACAAACTTGGAATAAGGCGCGCAGAAGATGCAATTGGTAAAACGGTGAGGATAGGTGGCAATAAAGCTTTTTGGTGCCCAATTGTTGGTGTTGTTAAAGACTTTAAAACTAACTCGTTAAGGGAAGCGGTTAAACCAATAGTTATTTCTCCCAACAAAAAATTGGAATCGCAGGTCGCTATCAAGATAGAAACAAAGAACCTGACAGCTACGGTTGCCCTGCTCCAAAAACAATGGGAAAATATGTACCCGGAGTACGCGTACAACGGTTTTTTTCTTGATGAAAATATTGCGCAATTTTATAAGCAGGAAAATCAACTGGCATTGGTTTATAAAATATTTGCGGGTATAGCCGTGTTTATTTCCTGCCTTGGCTTGTATGGGCTGGTGTCATTCATGGTAGTGCAGCGCACTAAAGAGGTGGGCGTACGTAAAGTGCTGGGCGCTTCAGTAAAAAGTATCGTCTTTTTGTTTTCAAAAGAGTTTATGATCCTTATTGGAATTTCGTTTTTGATAGCTATGCCTGTGTCATGGTATCTTATGTCCGGCTGGCTTCAAAGTTTTGTTTACCGGATTAATATAAGTGCAGATGTTTTTGTATTGGCGGTACTATCCTCAATTATATTGGCATGGATAACCGTAGGCTACAAGGCTGTAAAGGCTGCATTGGCAAATCCGGTAACAAGCATGCGCTCCGAATGA